A genome region from Solanum pennellii chromosome 12, SPENNV200 includes the following:
- the LOC107007525 gene encoding serine/threonine-protein kinase STY13-like translates to MEGSGEVGFVRADRIDLKSLDEQLQRHLSRAWTMEKQKSNKGEGDREIPIKHAWEIDPSKLIIKTVIARGTFGTVHRGIYDGQDVAVKLLDWGEEGQRSQAEVSSVRTAFSQEVSVWHRLDHPNVTKFIGAAMGTQDLNIQTENGFIGIPRNLCCVVVEYLPGGTLKSFLIKNHRRKLVFKVVVQLALDLARGLSYLHSEKIVHRDVKTENMLLDRNRTLKIADFGVARVEASNPNDMTGETGTLGYMAPEVLNGNPYNRKCDVYSFGICLWEIYCCDMPYPDLSFSEVTTAVVRQNLRPEIPRCCPSSLGNVMKRCWDASPDKRPEMDEVVTLLETIDTSKGGGMIKDQRKGCLFFRKRGP, encoded by the exons ATGGAAGGAAGTGGAGAAGTGGGTTTTGTGAGAGCAGATCGTATAGATCTGAAGAGTTTAGACGAACAGTTACAGAGGCATCTAAGTCGAGCATGGACTATGGAGAAACAAAAGAGTAACAAAGGAGAAGGAGATAGAGAAATCCCCATTAAACATGCTTGGGAAATTGACCCATCTAAGCTAATCATCAAAACTGTCATTGCTCGGGGCACCTTTGGTACTGTTCATCGTGGTATCTATGATGGACAAGATGTAGCTG TGAAGCTTCTTGATTGGGGAGAAGAAGGCCAGAGATCTCAGGCTGAGGTTTCTTCAGTCAGAACAGCTTTTTCACAAGAAGTTTCCGTATGGCACAGACTTGATCATCCTAATGTCACAAAA TTTATAGGAGCTGCAATGGGCACACAGGATCTTAACATACAAACTGAGAATGGTTTCATTGGCATTCCACGAAATCTTTGTTGTGTAGTGGTTGAATACCTTCCTGGGGGTACTCTCAAATCATTTCTCATCAAGAACCATAGGAGGAAATTGGTCTTCAAAGTTGTGGTCCAACTGGCGCTGGATCTAGCACGGGG GCTAAGCTACCTTCATTCTGAGAAGATCGTCCATAGGGATGTCAAAACGGAGAACATGCTTCTTGACAGGAATCGTACTCTAAAAATAGCTGATTTTGGTGTTGCTCGTGTTGAAGCTTCAAATCCTAATGATATGACTGGTGAGACTGGAACCCTAGGTTACATGGCACCTGAG GTTCTTAATGGCAACCCCTATAACCGGAAGTGTGATGTATATAGCTTTGGCATATGCCTCTGGGAGATATATTGCTGTGACATGCCATATCCAGATCTGAGCTTCTCAGAAGTGACAACAGCTGTTGTCCGACAG AATTTGAGGCCAGAGATACCTCGTTGCTGCCCTAGTTCTTTGGGAAATGTAATGAAGCGGTGTTGGGATGCTAGCCCTGACAAACGACCAGAAATGGACGAAGTGGTAACCTTGTTGGAAACAATTGACACATCAAAGGGCGGTGGGATGATCAAAGATCAACGCAAGGGATGCCTATTCTTCAGGAAACGAGGTCCTTGA